The Maylandia zebra isolate NMK-2024a linkage group LG7, Mzebra_GT3a, whole genome shotgun sequence genome contains a region encoding:
- the tdrd12 gene encoding putative ATP-dependent RNA helicase TDRD12 isoform X2, with protein sequence MVKISVLKVENPSCLWGAILGLSGDVETSEHYKKLHFQMNLFYRDTTQDVCTLKPTSLEEGRVYVVYWAVKKSWFRAVVESIFVDSVSCQACCFLVDHGEKVVVPSEQIRVAMENFLQLPFWVQKFHLAGIKPTTLRVSLLEEKAELKPSARWDSSATLFLHKLLQASTLKEAVLLEPESDSTPIKLYVTVGDIKICVNDDLVAKRFAYYSTKSGDGLEEGDRLPVMLSYSILTQSVSPKPTAQTQPPPDQQSLVEAGGAADWLTAPSLLPQIVQHKLVKAGGEHRSVVTKQQLSPNSQSGSGSDAAESSSSDDADSSLAAALTKNHQLFRFLQFMKPGSSSELAAPQEAEVLPLMSSEKPGAENLQSCQAESLVDEEASSSTSVASAPAEETQRSEKDWACARLLELLNPQALNPDPDAQDAVVSPLDPCRSGILVHATSPAEPWISVNDPAIADTLCWVQRKQYSTLSPADCYSWPAVARGYHTLVISSSADQPLSYLTPLLTHIMLNSIFTSHTSSSGPIAVLLCPGWEKVQAVYDLLGVSKVSQKLYPTTVLLGINKDEAKSVKIPKNCLLLVTTPFSLVRLLSCHCFLFLRLCHLVLDEADQLFSLAPDEMTTILQHFQVTSDKESDSCPPQLIVVAKRWTNHMEGLLSTYMPCPSIVISVPEEAALYGNVQQVILMTLDISKISVLLGTLGFSPDVGQKTLIVANSFQEVEDVFKAVSTRSVFCLKIHEGLTHDMDFVLEQWKKDIGPGTHVVLVTTDDCLKGLDIRDATCIVHYSFPSSPKLFGSRLFCMAENFRNFSKRDQTRSSSAVTRSVLLISERNARHVIGILRYLERANALLPPELLTFAQGVQMAREDQKTDRPLCRYLKSFGVCRNNGICPERHRFVSQLDQSKLPASGDIEVVPLYIKTASVFYGRIVEEEDGGFEKMASEMASYYAEKKLGAKKLLEGGLYAVQEDDVFHRVKLLSVPDRGGRLFFSVVACFIDMGKEEEVKSYQILELPEQFHSLPGQAVEIVVCRVKPIDSEISWHPKVTRAISQKIRGLQHRATVVLSLGNTVFVDPMVRVTQIPGMKTVINEYNVQAEILKTRMGIRNPEHVDLLRALCEENSSSKDEGHMSRLGDNITSLKDVRITAEEEVLANNLKAPDLSPLEPMRSGNQSLVPAPTDHLVPVCDQNSQSESEGGFGQRSTDKKPAEQMESTRAGDVFPSTSYTAALNLHEEGVQEGAGQSSRQQVISTGSDDASQSFHPLIRWFQTPDAAIVTVKLANPEKQRCDFCSDRVIYSGSVNGRFYRADLGLRYEIAADVCCWEMKYNEPVLKLVKQQPGIWDKLLRNKNIFVSYDMEHFEGEEEDGVPNGQWFVENTGEDDWYRNSESSSESDDFI encoded by the exons GATCCGGGTGGCAATGGAAAACTTCCTTCAGCTGCCTTTCTGGGTGCAAAAGTTCCACCTGGCGGGAATCAAACCAACAACCCTGCGAGTGTCTCTGCTTGAGGAGAAGGCAGAGCTCAA acCGTCAGCTCGGTGGGACAGCTCTGCCACGCTCTTCCTGCACAAGCTGCTGCAAG CATCGACCCTAAAGGAGGCCGTGCTGCTTGAACCTGAGTCAGACTCTACCCCTATCAAGCTTTACGTGACTGTTGGTGACATCAAG ATCTGTGTGAATGATGACTTGGTGGCGAAGAGGTTTGCCTACTACAGCACAAAATCAGGCGACGGCCTGGAGGAGGGAGACCGACTTCCTGTGATGCTGTCCTACAGCATCTTAACCCAGAGCGTCTCCCCCAAGCCGACAGCACAAACCCAACCGCCTCCCG ATCAGCAGAGTCTGGTTGAAGCTGGGGGGGCAGCTGATTGGCTTACAGCTCCTTCCCTGCTTCCTCAG ATTGTACAACACAAGCTGGTGAAGGCTGGAGGTGAACATCGGTCAGTGGTCACAAAACAACagctgtctccaaacagccagtCAGGGAGCGGCTCAGACGCAGCTGAGAG CAGCTCGTCAGACGACGCAGACTCGTCTCTGGCTGCAGCCCTCACAAAAAACCATCAGCTGTTCAG GTTTCTACAGTTTATGAAGCCGGGCAGCAGTTCCGAGCTGGCAGCTCCCCAG GAAGCTGAGGTGTTGCCTCTGATGAG CAGTGAGAAACCAGGAGCTGAGAATCTTCAGAGCTGTCAGGCTGAATCTTTGGTGGATGAAGAGGCAAG CTCCAGCACATCTGTCGCCTCGGCTCCAGCAGAGGAGACCCAGCGCAGTGAGAAGGACTGGGCCTGTGCACG CCTGTTGGAGTTGTTGAATCCACAGGCTCTGAACCCCGATCCCGACGCCCAAGACGCTGTG GTTTCTCCCCTCGACCCCTGCCGGAGTGGGATTCTGGTGCACGCTACCTCCCCAGCAGAGCCGTGGATCAGTGTGAATGACCCCGCCATCGCAGACACCCTCTGCTGG GTGCAGCGGAAGCAGTACAGCACCTTGTCTCCAGCTGACTGTTACAGCTGGCCAGCTGTGGCTCGAGGATACCATACCCTTGTTATCTCCAGCAGCGCAGACCAGCCGCTCAGCTACCTTACCCCACTCCTTACCCACATCATGCTGAACTCCATCTTCACTTCCCACACCTCCAGCTCAGGG CCCATAGCTGTGCTGCTGTGTCCCGGTTGGGAGAAGGTCCAAGCTGTATATGACCTCCTGGGGGTGAGTAAGGTCTCCCAAAAGCTCTACCCCACAACTGTGCTGCTGGGCATCAACAAGGACGAGGCTAAGAGTGTCAAGATCCCCAAAAACT GCCTGCTGTTGGTGACCACTCCTTTCAGTCTGGTCCGTCTGCTGTCCTGCCACTGCTTCCTCTTCCTGCGGCTGTGCCACCTGGTGCTGGACGAAGCTGACCAGCTCTTCAGTCTGGCTCCAGATGAG ATGACGACCATCTTGCAGCACTTCCAGGTCACCTCTGACAAGGAAAGTGATTCCTGTCCTCCACAGCTGATTGTTGTAGCCAAAAGATGGACAAATCACATGGAGGGTTTGTTATCCACTTACATGCCATGCCCCAGCATCGTCATAAGCGTTCCTGAGGAAGCCGCTCTCTATGGTAACGTTCAGCAG GTCATCCTCATGACTCTGGATATCAGTAAGATCTCAGTCCTGTTGGGAACGCTTGGCTTCAGCCCCGACGTCGGCCAGAAGACGCTGATCGTAGCAAACTCCTTTCAGGAGGTCGAAGATGTGTTCAAG GCTGTGAGCACCAGGTCAGTTTTCTGCCTCAAGATCCACGAGGGGTTAACTCACGACATGGACTTTGTGCTCGAGCAGTGGAAGAAGGACATCGGCCCCGGCACTCACGTTGTTCTCG TAACCACCGACGATTGTCTCAAGGGTCTGGATATCAGAGATGCGACCTGCATCGTCCATTACAGTTTCCCCTCCTCTCCTAAGCTCTTTGGCAGCCGACTCTTCTGCATGGCTGAAAACTTCAGGAACTTCTCAAAACGA GATCAAACGAGGAGCAGCTCAGCCGTCACCAGGTCGGTGCTGCTGATCTCAGAAAGGAACGCCCGCCACGTCATTGGGATTCTGCGCTACCTGGAAAGGGCAAATGCCCTGCTGCCCCCCGAGCTGCTGACCTTCGCACAGGGGGTACAAATGGCACGCGAGGACCAGAAAACAGACCGCCCCCTCTGCAGATACCTGAAGAGTTTTGGCGTGTGCAG AAACAATGGCATTTGTCCTGAACGCCACCGCTTCGTCTCACAGCTGGATCAGTCCAAACTGCCGGCATCTGGAGACATAGAA GTTGTACCGCTCTACATAAAGACAGCGTCAGTCTTCTACGGCCGTATCGTCGAGGAGGAGGACGGGGGCTTTGAGAAAATGGCCTCTGAGATGGCTTCGTACTACGCAGAGAAGAAGCTTGGAGCCAAGAAGCTGCTGGAAGGAGGACTGTACGCTGTGCAGGAGGACGATGTCTTCCACAG GGTGAAGCTCCTCTCTGTGCCCGACAGAGGCGGCCGGCTGTTTTTCAGCGTAGTTGCTTGCTTCATTGACAtgggaaaggaggaggaggtgaaatCCTATCAGATCCTCGAGCTGCCGGAGCAGTTTCACTCTCTGCCTGGACAGGCCGTAGAGATCGTTGTCTGCCGGGTCAAACCAATTGATTCTGAGATCAGCTGGCACCCCAAG GTTACCAGAGCCATCAGCCAGAAGATCCGCGGACTTCAGCATCGAGCTACAGTAGTTCTCAGCCTGGGAAACACAGTTTTTGTTGATCCAATG GTTCGGGTCACCCAGATTCCAGGAATGAAAACTGTCATCAATGAATACAACGTCCAGGCGGAGATCCTGAAGACCCGGATGGGAATCAGGAACCCGGAGCATGTGGACCTGCTGAGGGCGCTGTGTGAggagaacagcagcagcaaggATGAAGGTCACATGTCCAG GCTTggagataatattacatctctGAAGGATGTCAGGATTACAGCTGAGGAAGAAGTTCTGGCCAACAACCTCAAGGCTCCAGACCTTTCTCCACTAGAGCCAATGAGGTCAGGAAACCAGTCCCTGGTCCCAGCACCTACAGACCACCTGGTCCCAGTGTGTGATCAGAACTCCCAGTCAGAGAGTGAGGGTGGTTTTGGACAAAGAAGCACTgataagaagccagctgagcaGATGGAGAG CACCAGAGCTGGAGACGTTTTCCCATCAACCagctacactgctgctctgaacCTGCATGAAGAAG GTGTGCAGGAAGGTGCTGGTCAAAGCAGTAGGCAGCAGGTCATCAGCACAGGCTCTGATGATGCATCACAAAG TTTCCACCCTCTGATCCGCTGGTTCCAGACGCCCGACGCTGCGATTGTCACCGTGAAGCTGGCAAACCCGGAGAAGCAGCGCTGCGACTTCTGCTCGGACAGAGTCATTTATAG TGGCAGCGTGAACGGTCGGTTCTACAGAGCTGACCTGGGGCTTCGCTACGAAATCGCAGCTGACGTTTGCTGCTGGGAAATGAAATACAATGAACCAGTTCTCAAACTGGTCAAGCAGCAGCCGGGAATCTGGGACAAACTCCTCAGAAACAAG AATATATTTGTGAGTTATGACATGGAGCACTTTGAGGGTGAGGAAGAGGACGGAGTGCCAAATG GTCAGTGGTTTGTGGAGAACACGGGTGAAGATGACTGGTACAGGAACTCGGAGAGCAGCAGTGAGAGCGACGACTTTATATAA
- the tdrd12 gene encoding putative ATP-dependent RNA helicase TDRD12 isoform X3, giving the protein MVKISVLKVENPSCLWGAILGLSGDVETSEHYKKLHFQMNLFYRDTTQDVCTLKPTSLEEGRVYVVYWAVKKSWFRAVVESIFVDSVSCQACCFLVDHGEKVVVPSEQIRVAMENFLQLPFWVQKFHLAGIKPTTLRVSLLEEKAELKPSARWDSSATLFLHKLLQASTLKEAVLLEPESDSTPIKLYVTVGDIKICVNDDLVAKRFAYYSTKSGDGLEEGDRLPVMLSYSILTQSVSPKPTAQTQPPPDQQSLVEAGGAADWLTAPSLLPQIVQHKLVKAGGEHRSVVTKQQLSPNSQSGSGSDAAESSSDDADSSLAAALTKNHQLFRFLQFMKPGSSSELAAPQEAEVLPLMSSEKPGAENLQSCQAESLVDEEASSSSTSVASAPAEETQRSEKDWACARLLELLNPQALNPDPDAQDAVVSPLDPCRSGILVHATSPAEPWISVNDPAIADTLCWVQRKQYSTLSPADCYSWPAVARGYHTLVISSSADQPLSYLTPLLTHIMLNSIFTSHTSSSGPIAVLLCPGWEKVQAVYDLLGVSKVSQKLYPTTVLLGINKDEAKSVKIPKNCLLLVTTPFSLVRLLSCHCFLFLRLCHLVLDEADQLFSLAPDEMTTILQHFQVTSDKESDSCPPQLIVVAKRWTNHMEGLLSTYMPCPSIVISVPEEAALYGNVQQVILMTLDISKISVLLGTLGFSPDVGQKTLIVANSFQEVEDVFKAVSTRSVFCLKIHEGLTHDMDFVLEQWKKDIGPGTHVVLVTTDDCLKGLDIRDATCIVHYSFPSSPKLFGSRLFCMAENFRNFSKRDQTRSSSAVTRSVLLISERNARHVIGILRYLERANALLPPELLTFAQGVQMAREDQKTDRPLCRYLKSFGVCRNNGICPERHRFVSQLDQSKLPASGDIEVVPLYIKTASVFYGRIVEEEDGGFEKMASEMASYYAEKKLGAKKLLEGGLYAVQEDDVFHRVKLLSVPDRGGRLFFSVVACFIDMGKEEEVKSYQILELPEQFHSLPGQAVEIVVCRVKPIDSEISWHPKVTRAISQKIRGLQHRATVVLSLGNTVFVDPMVRVTQIPGMKTVINEYNVQAEILKTRMGIRNPEHVDLLRALCEENSSSKDEGHMSRLGDNITSLKDVRITAEEEVLANNLKAPDLSPLEPMRSGNQSLVPAPTDHLVPVCDQNSQSESEGGFGQRSTDKKPAEQMESTRAGDVFPSTSYTAALNLHEEGVQEGAGQSSRQQVISTGSDDASQSFHPLIRWFQTPDAAIVTVKLANPEKQRCDFCSDRVIYSGSVNGRFYRADLGLRYEIAADVCCWEMKYNEPVLKLVKQQPGIWDKLLRNKNIFVSYDMEHFEGEEEDGVPNGQWFVENTGEDDWYRNSESSSESDDFI; this is encoded by the exons GATCCGGGTGGCAATGGAAAACTTCCTTCAGCTGCCTTTCTGGGTGCAAAAGTTCCACCTGGCGGGAATCAAACCAACAACCCTGCGAGTGTCTCTGCTTGAGGAGAAGGCAGAGCTCAA acCGTCAGCTCGGTGGGACAGCTCTGCCACGCTCTTCCTGCACAAGCTGCTGCAAG CATCGACCCTAAAGGAGGCCGTGCTGCTTGAACCTGAGTCAGACTCTACCCCTATCAAGCTTTACGTGACTGTTGGTGACATCAAG ATCTGTGTGAATGATGACTTGGTGGCGAAGAGGTTTGCCTACTACAGCACAAAATCAGGCGACGGCCTGGAGGAGGGAGACCGACTTCCTGTGATGCTGTCCTACAGCATCTTAACCCAGAGCGTCTCCCCCAAGCCGACAGCACAAACCCAACCGCCTCCCG ATCAGCAGAGTCTGGTTGAAGCTGGGGGGGCAGCTGATTGGCTTACAGCTCCTTCCCTGCTTCCTCAG ATTGTACAACACAAGCTGGTGAAGGCTGGAGGTGAACATCGGTCAGTGGTCACAAAACAACagctgtctccaaacagccagtCAGGGAGCGGCTCAGACGCAGCTGAGAG CTCGTCAGACGACGCAGACTCGTCTCTGGCTGCAGCCCTCACAAAAAACCATCAGCTGTTCAG GTTTCTACAGTTTATGAAGCCGGGCAGCAGTTCCGAGCTGGCAGCTCCCCAG GAAGCTGAGGTGTTGCCTCTGATGAG CAGTGAGAAACCAGGAGCTGAGAATCTTCAGAGCTGTCAGGCTGAATCTTTGGTGGATGAAGAGGCAAG CAGCTCCAGCACATCTGTCGCCTCGGCTCCAGCAGAGGAGACCCAGCGCAGTGAGAAGGACTGGGCCTGTGCACG CCTGTTGGAGTTGTTGAATCCACAGGCTCTGAACCCCGATCCCGACGCCCAAGACGCTGTG GTTTCTCCCCTCGACCCCTGCCGGAGTGGGATTCTGGTGCACGCTACCTCCCCAGCAGAGCCGTGGATCAGTGTGAATGACCCCGCCATCGCAGACACCCTCTGCTGG GTGCAGCGGAAGCAGTACAGCACCTTGTCTCCAGCTGACTGTTACAGCTGGCCAGCTGTGGCTCGAGGATACCATACCCTTGTTATCTCCAGCAGCGCAGACCAGCCGCTCAGCTACCTTACCCCACTCCTTACCCACATCATGCTGAACTCCATCTTCACTTCCCACACCTCCAGCTCAGGG CCCATAGCTGTGCTGCTGTGTCCCGGTTGGGAGAAGGTCCAAGCTGTATATGACCTCCTGGGGGTGAGTAAGGTCTCCCAAAAGCTCTACCCCACAACTGTGCTGCTGGGCATCAACAAGGACGAGGCTAAGAGTGTCAAGATCCCCAAAAACT GCCTGCTGTTGGTGACCACTCCTTTCAGTCTGGTCCGTCTGCTGTCCTGCCACTGCTTCCTCTTCCTGCGGCTGTGCCACCTGGTGCTGGACGAAGCTGACCAGCTCTTCAGTCTGGCTCCAGATGAG ATGACGACCATCTTGCAGCACTTCCAGGTCACCTCTGACAAGGAAAGTGATTCCTGTCCTCCACAGCTGATTGTTGTAGCCAAAAGATGGACAAATCACATGGAGGGTTTGTTATCCACTTACATGCCATGCCCCAGCATCGTCATAAGCGTTCCTGAGGAAGCCGCTCTCTATGGTAACGTTCAGCAG GTCATCCTCATGACTCTGGATATCAGTAAGATCTCAGTCCTGTTGGGAACGCTTGGCTTCAGCCCCGACGTCGGCCAGAAGACGCTGATCGTAGCAAACTCCTTTCAGGAGGTCGAAGATGTGTTCAAG GCTGTGAGCACCAGGTCAGTTTTCTGCCTCAAGATCCACGAGGGGTTAACTCACGACATGGACTTTGTGCTCGAGCAGTGGAAGAAGGACATCGGCCCCGGCACTCACGTTGTTCTCG TAACCACCGACGATTGTCTCAAGGGTCTGGATATCAGAGATGCGACCTGCATCGTCCATTACAGTTTCCCCTCCTCTCCTAAGCTCTTTGGCAGCCGACTCTTCTGCATGGCTGAAAACTTCAGGAACTTCTCAAAACGA GATCAAACGAGGAGCAGCTCAGCCGTCACCAGGTCGGTGCTGCTGATCTCAGAAAGGAACGCCCGCCACGTCATTGGGATTCTGCGCTACCTGGAAAGGGCAAATGCCCTGCTGCCCCCCGAGCTGCTGACCTTCGCACAGGGGGTACAAATGGCACGCGAGGACCAGAAAACAGACCGCCCCCTCTGCAGATACCTGAAGAGTTTTGGCGTGTGCAG AAACAATGGCATTTGTCCTGAACGCCACCGCTTCGTCTCACAGCTGGATCAGTCCAAACTGCCGGCATCTGGAGACATAGAA GTTGTACCGCTCTACATAAAGACAGCGTCAGTCTTCTACGGCCGTATCGTCGAGGAGGAGGACGGGGGCTTTGAGAAAATGGCCTCTGAGATGGCTTCGTACTACGCAGAGAAGAAGCTTGGAGCCAAGAAGCTGCTGGAAGGAGGACTGTACGCTGTGCAGGAGGACGATGTCTTCCACAG GGTGAAGCTCCTCTCTGTGCCCGACAGAGGCGGCCGGCTGTTTTTCAGCGTAGTTGCTTGCTTCATTGACAtgggaaaggaggaggaggtgaaatCCTATCAGATCCTCGAGCTGCCGGAGCAGTTTCACTCTCTGCCTGGACAGGCCGTAGAGATCGTTGTCTGCCGGGTCAAACCAATTGATTCTGAGATCAGCTGGCACCCCAAG GTTACCAGAGCCATCAGCCAGAAGATCCGCGGACTTCAGCATCGAGCTACAGTAGTTCTCAGCCTGGGAAACACAGTTTTTGTTGATCCAATG GTTCGGGTCACCCAGATTCCAGGAATGAAAACTGTCATCAATGAATACAACGTCCAGGCGGAGATCCTGAAGACCCGGATGGGAATCAGGAACCCGGAGCATGTGGACCTGCTGAGGGCGCTGTGTGAggagaacagcagcagcaaggATGAAGGTCACATGTCCAG GCTTggagataatattacatctctGAAGGATGTCAGGATTACAGCTGAGGAAGAAGTTCTGGCCAACAACCTCAAGGCTCCAGACCTTTCTCCACTAGAGCCAATGAGGTCAGGAAACCAGTCCCTGGTCCCAGCACCTACAGACCACCTGGTCCCAGTGTGTGATCAGAACTCCCAGTCAGAGAGTGAGGGTGGTTTTGGACAAAGAAGCACTgataagaagccagctgagcaGATGGAGAG CACCAGAGCTGGAGACGTTTTCCCATCAACCagctacactgctgctctgaacCTGCATGAAGAAG GTGTGCAGGAAGGTGCTGGTCAAAGCAGTAGGCAGCAGGTCATCAGCACAGGCTCTGATGATGCATCACAAAG TTTCCACCCTCTGATCCGCTGGTTCCAGACGCCCGACGCTGCGATTGTCACCGTGAAGCTGGCAAACCCGGAGAAGCAGCGCTGCGACTTCTGCTCGGACAGAGTCATTTATAG TGGCAGCGTGAACGGTCGGTTCTACAGAGCTGACCTGGGGCTTCGCTACGAAATCGCAGCTGACGTTTGCTGCTGGGAAATGAAATACAATGAACCAGTTCTCAAACTGGTCAAGCAGCAGCCGGGAATCTGGGACAAACTCCTCAGAAACAAG AATATATTTGTGAGTTATGACATGGAGCACTTTGAGGGTGAGGAAGAGGACGGAGTGCCAAATG GTCAGTGGTTTGTGGAGAACACGGGTGAAGATGACTGGTACAGGAACTCGGAGAGCAGCAGTGAGAGCGACGACTTTATATAA